In Silene latifolia isolate original U9 population chromosome 3, ASM4854445v1, whole genome shotgun sequence, a single window of DNA contains:
- the LOC141648964 gene encoding uncharacterized protein LOC141648964, whose product MKDVLTKKRSIGGDGLVSLRGECSAILLNPMPEKLQDPSSFSIPCTVGNVSIKRALCDLGASVSILPLPIVRKLALHDMIPTSMTLKLADRSVQRPMGVIEDVSVKVGNFYIPADFVVLDIPEDQQMPIILGRPFLAIGDVNISVKEGKLTIKVGGNVVEFSLTGAMSQPMFESVYSIDMLE is encoded by the coding sequence ATGAAGGATGTGTTGACCAAGAAAAGAAGCATTGGAGGAGATGGTCTAGTCTCTCTTAGAGGAGAATGTAGTGCAATCTTACTCAATCCCATGCCGGAGAAATTACAAGATCCGAGTAGTTTTTCCATCCCGTGCACGGTGGGTAATGTGAGCATTAAAAGGGCGCTTTGTGATCTTGGTGCTAGTGTTAGCATTCTACCTCTTCCCATTGTGAGGAAACTCGCGTTACATGATATGATTCCCACCTCCATGACATTAAAACTTGCCGATAGGTCGGTCCAAAGACCGATGGGTGTGATTGAGGACGTCTCGGTTAAGGTTGGCAACTTCTACATCCCGGCGGATTTCGTGGTACTTGACATCCCGGAGGATCAACAAATGCctattatactaggaagacctttcctagcgATCGGAGATGTTAATATTAGTGTCAAGGAGGGGAAACTCACCATTAAGGTGGGAGGGAATGTAGTTGAATTCTCTTTGACCGGAGCCATGTCACAACCTATGTTTGAAAGTGTTTACTCCATAGATATGTTGGAATAA